A window of the Lactuca sativa cultivar Salinas chromosome 5, Lsat_Salinas_v11, whole genome shotgun sequence genome harbors these coding sequences:
- the LOC111889452 gene encoding uncharacterized protein LOC111889452, with protein sequence MPHKTRPMAALLLFTGLNVVLVSTITPVYDFVCFLPYWERRRERRRQEREATLANSSTSG encoded by the exons ATGCCACATAAAACTCGTCCTATGGCAGCACTTTTACTATTTACTGGACTGAATGTTGTTTTGGTGTCAACAATCACTCCTGTCTATGATTTTGTCTGCTTTCTCCCTTATTGGGAACGAAGG AGAGAACGTAGGCGTCAGGAGCGTGAAGCTACTCTAGCAAACAGTTCAACATCAGGATGA